One window of Athalia rosae chromosome 2, iyAthRosa1.1, whole genome shotgun sequence genomic DNA carries:
- the LOC105689289 gene encoding lysozyme C-like → MKSGRPSLFVLVAILGLTSARIYDRCDLARELRGRPDVAKEHVPTWVCIAFHESRFDTSAIGRANGDRSWDHGLFQLNDRYWCGRDAPGGVCRIPCSALRDQNISDDLRCAKAVFDEHRRISGDGFNAWTTYGNCKGYGARKFVEGCF, encoded by the coding sequence ATGAAGAGCGGTCGTCCGTCACTCTTCGTCCTTGTCGCGATCCTCGGTCTGACCTCAGCGAGGATCTACGACCGTTGCGACCTTGCCCGCGAATTGAGGGGTAGGCCGGACGTGGCTAAGGAGCATGTTCCCACGTGGGTTTGCATCGCTTTTCACGAATCGAGATTCGACACATCGGCGATCGGTCGTGCCAACGGCGACCGGTCCTGGGATCACGGTTTGTTTCAACTCAACGACCGCTACTGGTGCGGAAGAGACGCTCCGGGAGGCGTCTGCCGAATACCGTGCTCAGCACTGAGGGATCAGAATATAAGCGACGATTTACGATGCGCCAAGGCCGTATTCGATGAACACCGGAGGATATCCGGAGACGGTTTCAACGCATGGACTACCTACGGAAACTGCAAGGGATACGGTGCCCGAAAATTCGTCGAGGGCTGCTTTTga